The Nitrospira sp. sequence GAGTTCATGCTTCAATCGATTGACAAGATTCAGTTCTGTACCGACCGCCCACGTCGTGCCGGCCGGTGCGGCAGTCACCGTACGAATGATGAACTCGGTTGATCCGATAAGATCCGCTTTATTCACGACGTCTTCATGGCACTCAGGGTGAACGATAACCGTGCCGTTCGGGTACTGTTTACGGAAGTGATCCACATGAACCGGTTGAAACATCTGGTGGACGCTGCAATGGCCTTTCCAGAGAATCAATTTGGCTCGCTTGATGGCGTCTTTGGTGTTCCCGCCGTTCGGCTGGTAGGGGTCCCACACGATCATCTGGTCTCGCGGGATGCCCATCTTGTTTGCCGTGTTGCGACCCAAGTGCTCATCGGGAAAGAAGAGAATCTTCTCTCGCCTGGCCCAACACCACTCAATCACGGCTTTGGCATTGGAGGACGTGCAGGTGATCCCGCCATGTTCGCCACAAAACGCTTTCAGCACCGCTGCCGAGTTCACATAGACCGCCGGTATCACGGTGTCTTCCACGGGAACTACGCGCCCCAACGCTTCCCAGCACTGGTCGACCTGTTCAATCGCCGCCATATCGGCCATCGAGCAACCGGCGGCCATATCGGGCAAAATCACCGTTTGCTGAGAGCGGCTAAGGATGTCCGCTGTCTCGGCCATAAAATGCACACCGCAAAAGACGATGTAGGGTCGCTCGGACCGTGCAGCGGCCAGCTTGGCGAGCAAGAGCGAATCACCGCGGAAATCAGCATGCTGAATCACTTCGTCCCGCTGGTAATTGTGGCCCAGGACCATCACCCGTTCACCGAGCACTCGCTTCGCCGCCAGTGTCCGACGGTATAATTCTTCCGTCGATAGCGCTTGGTATTCGATGATCGGTCTGGGTAACGTCGCAGTAGCTGTCACACCTTCCTCCGAATGAAAAGGAATGTCATTCTACGATAGGCTCCCCGCACAATCAACGAAGAGCCCTACGAGGAAAAGTCCTAGTCAGCCGCCCCAAAGGATAGTAGACGGAATGGGGCTAATAGCCGATTGACTTCGCTCATCTCCGAGTACTACGATCAGGACCAGTAGTTAGAGCTAGGGGTGCCTTGAGGCTGAGAGTCCGAACGAATCGGACGACCCTCACAACCTGACCTGGGTAATACCAGCGTAGGGAAGCCGGACGACAGCGGATCTTGTGAGGATTCAGCCGCGTTCCCTACTCCCGGGAAAGCGGCTTTTTTTATTGGCGGCAGATGCTGCAAGCATTTGGCCTCACAGATTCGGCCACTTACGAAAGGATCTCACATATGAGCATCCATACTGATACGAACGGATCCGTCAACGGGACTGAGACGACTATCCCGTCTTCTCCATTGACCACGACGCCCTTTCCGGCATCGCGCAAAGTCCATGTGGATGGCGCACAGCCCGGTGTGCGCGTACCGATGCGAGAAATCACCCTCACTCCCACCAAAGGACCGGATGGGACGAAGTCTCCTAATACCTCTGTCATCGTGTACGACACCTCAGGTCCCTATACCGATCCCTCTATGGCGATCGATGTTCGTCAGGGTCTCACGCCGTTGCGGCGGACCTGGGTGCTGAGCCGTCGGGATGTTGAAGAGCTCTCTGAAGTGAGTTCGACCTACGGCCGCATGCGCGCGACCGACCCGAAGCTGGCCGAACTCCGGTTTCAACACATCCGCAAGCCCATGAGGGCAAAGCCGGGGATGAACGTCACGCAGTTGCACTATGCCCGAAAAGGCATCGTGACTCCGGAGATGGAATTTATCGCCATCCGCGAGAACCAATCTCGCCAAGCGGCATTCGAGACGGCGTCGCCAAACGGTCATGGCGGTGGTGTGACACAACATCCAGGGTTCTCTTGGGGCGCCAACATTCCCCGGGTCATTACACCGGAGTTTGTGCGTGATGAGGTCGCCCGCGGCCGCGCGATTATCCCGTCCAACATCAATCATCCGGAAAGCGAGCCGATGATCATCGGCCGCAACTTCCTGGTGAAGATCAACTCGAACATCGGCAATTCTGCCGTTGCCTCCTCTATCGAAGAGGAAGTCGAGAAGATGATTTGGTCCACACGCTGGGGCGCCGATACCGTCATGGATTTGTCGACGGGCAAGAACATTCACGAAACACGGGAATGGATCATCCGCAATTCGCCGGTGCCGATCGGAACGGTGCCGATCTATCAGGCACTCGAAAAAGTGAACGGCAAGGCAGAAGACCTGACATGGGAAATGTTCCGCGACACGCTGATCGAACAGGCTGAACAGGGCGTCGATTACTTCACGATTCACGCCGGCGTGCGCTTAGCCTATGTGCCTCTGACCGCAAAACGAACGACCGGAATTGTGTCACGCGGCGGATCGATCCACGCGAAATGGTGCCTGGCCCACCATCAGGAGAACTTCGCCTATACGCACTTCGAAGAGATCTGTGAGATCATGAAGGCCTACGACGTCGCCTTCAGTTTAGGCGACGGGCTCCGGCCGGGATCGATTGCCGACGCCAACGACGACGCGCAGTTCGCCGAACTCGATACATTGGGCGAGCTGACCAAGATTGCGTGGAGGCACGATGTGCAGGTCATGATCGAAGGCCCCGGCCACGTTCCCATGCACATGATCCAGGCCAATATGGAAAAGCAGCTTGAGACCTGCCATGAGGCGCCGTTCTATACACTGGGGCCGCTGACGACCGATATCGCTCCCGGCTACGATCACATCACCTCCGGCATCGGGGCCGCCATGATCGGGTGGTACGGCTGCGCCATGCTGTGTTATGTGACCCCCAAGGAACATTTGGGCTTACCGACACGAGAAGACGTGAAGACAGGCGTCATCACCTATAAAATTGCCGCGCACGCGGCCGACTTGGCCAAAGGCCATCCTGGCGCCCAAGCGCGGGACAACGCCCTGTCGAAAGCACGATTCGAGTTCCGCTGGGAAGATCAGTTCAATCTTTCCCTTGATCCGGAGACCGCGCAGCAATTCCACGATGAAACACTCCCGGACAACGCCGCCAAGGTTTCGCATTTCTGTTCGATGTGCGGCCCACACTTCTGCTCGATGAAAATCACCCAAGACGTCCGCGACTATGCCGCACAATTGCAGATAGACGAACAACAGGCGATTCAAATCGGCATGAAGGAGAAAGCCGAGGAATTTAAGAAGACTGGTTCTGAGATTTATCGTTAGCTATGGATACAGAAGACGGATGCTGAAGGAGCGCCCTATGGCCAAACCACGACCAGCCCCCTTGCGTGAACGGGACATCACCCGGCAGATCGCCCGTGAATACTATAAAGAGTTCGATCAGCTGATCGAGAGCGACGTGATCATCGTCGGCGCAGGTCCATCCGGGCTTATCTGCGCGCATGACCTGGCGAAAATGGGATTTCGAACGCTGATTGTCGAGCAAAGCCTGGCTCTGGGGGGTGGATTCTGGTCAGGCGGGTATCTCATGAACAAGGCCACCATCTGTGAACCGGCAAATGAAATCCTCGAAGAGATCAGCGTGCCCTGCAAGAAGATCAAAGAATGCGAAGGGATGTACATGGTCGATCCTCCGCATGCCACCGGTGCCCTGATCGCTGCTGCATACAATGCCGGCGCCAAGTTAATGAACCTGACGAGAGTGGTGGACCTGATCCTCCGCAACGACGGCTCGTTGGAAGGGGTCGTCGTCAACAGCACCACCGTCGAAATGGCTGGTCATGACATCATCCATGTGGATCCCATCGCCCTTGAGAGCAAGATTGTGGTTGATGCAACCGGCCATGATGCCGTCGTGGTCGAGCTCTTGCACAAGCGGAACCTCTACAACAAGGTTCCGGGAAACGGTGCCATGTGGGTTGCACGATCTGAAGAAGAAGTCATGGACCGGACTGGAGAGGTGTATCCAAATTGCTTTGTCATCGGCTTAGCCGTCGCCGCCGTGTACGGCACACCGAGAATGGGGCCCGCCTTCGGCTCGATGCTATTATCCGGCAGGTACGGCGCGGAATTGATTAAGAAGAAGCTCAAACAGGAGTAACGAGTCCAAGTAACCCCAAGCGGCCGGCAGTCTGACGACAAAGATCATCCGGCAACGAGCACGACGCTGGTAACTCTTTTCAGCAACCTGATCATGGACATGCAGGATTTTTTGTTACAAGGTGAAGGCCGCGAGGAAGATAAGCGCGAGGCCTGGAATCTATTTCAACAGGCCTTTGAGCGGCAAATGAAGGGGGATCTCGAAGAGGCGGTCAATCTCTATAAGAAGTCGATCGCCTCTCATCCGACGGCCGAGGCCTACACGTTCCTGGGCTGGACGTACAGCTTCATGGGACGCCTCGATGACGCCATTGAGGAATGTCACAAGGCCATCGCGCAAGATCCTGACTTCGGCAACCCCTACAATGACATCGGCGCCTATCTGATCGAGAAGGGCGAATTCGACGAGGCCATCACCTGGTTCCAGAAGGCGATGCAAGCCAAGCGTTATGAAAGCCCGGCGTATCCGCACCTCAATCTTGGACGCGTGTACGAACGCAAGGGGAACTGGACGGAGGCCATCGATTCGTACAAAAAAGCCCTCGCTCTGGACCCCAATTATGCGCTTGCCAGAAAGGCGCTGGGACGGCTGATCAGCTCACTGAACTGAAATTACACCTCCATGCCAACAACTATTCTCGTCGCCATCACCGACCTTTTCTTCTATACCAAAGTCCGGGACGCGTTACGGCAGACCAATTACCACATTGAGAAGGCCCGCGTGCAGCAGGATATCATCGACAAATCCGTTTCTACCGACCCAGGCATGGTCATTTTCAACATGAACGACCTGACCCTCGATGCCTTTCAGGCGCTGGAAAAACTGAAGGCCGATCCTCTGCTGAAGGGCATTCCGACGCTGGCATTTGCCAATCACGAAGAAGTTGAGACTTGGAACCGGGCCAAGGCGCTTGGCGTGACAAAGATCGTCTCCCGCAATGAATTTTCTGCTCGAACCAAAGACCTCGTAGACGAAGTTCTTGCCGCCACCTCACGGTAACCAGTGTCGGACGGGAAGTCGAAGGAGTAATCGATGAAACGATCCCGGCTTTACACACAACATACCCAACTCGGGGCAACCTTTGAGGAACTCACCGGCTGGGAAGTGCCCTCCCATTATGGCGATGCCACTGCCGAGCATCGCGCCGTCCGTCAGGCCGTGGGGCTGGCTGATCTTTCCCATCGTGGCAAGATCAGAGTAACGGGAGAGGATCGCGTGAAGTGGCTGCAGAGCGTCATCAGCAATGACATTCTCCCGCTTCAACCAGGCCAGGGTCGCTATTCCAGCCTGTTAACCCACAAGGGCAAGATGCTCACGTACTTCCGCCTGTATCTGCAGACCGAAGCGGTCATGCTGGAAGACGTTGGTGAAATCGGAGACACGACATTTCATGCTCTCCGAAAATTCCTGCTCTACGGCACCAAAGCCAAGATTGAAAACTGCGCCGAGAGTTGGGGACTACTCCTGATCAGTGGACCGAAAGCCGCTCAGGTGGTGCAATCAGCCTTCGGCGTCGAAGTCTCGGACTTAAAACCGGTTGATTTCGTCACCGCACAGATCGGAGGGCATCAGGCCCTCGTGTTGCGCACGGAAGAAACGGGAGAAACGGATGTCGAAGTGCTGCTCCCCATAGATGGCCTGTCGACTGCATGGACCAATGCCATGCAGGCCGGAGCGAAATTTGAGATCAAAGCCATCGGAAGTCAGGCACGGGAAGCCCTGCGCCTGGAGGCCGGCATTCCCAAGGCCGGACCCGATTTGAATGAAGAGATTGTCCCGCCTGAGGCCAACCTCGAAGGCAAAGCCTTCAGCCTGAATAAAGGGTGCTATCCAGGACAAGAAGTTGTCGCGCGTATGGATACATACGGCAACGTCCGCCGTAAGCTCGTGGGCCTGGTGCTCAAGGACTCCCTCGTCCCGCCGCATGGGGCTAAACTCCATAGCGGCGATCGTGAGGTGGGCTGGATCAGTAGTGCCGCTCGCTCCCCTCAGCTCAATAAAGTCATTGCGCTCGGATTTCCTCTGCGTGACTTCAGCAAACCCGACACTGTCCTCTCGGTCGAGATCGACGGGGTACCGCACGAGGCCATCGTTCACACCTTACCCATCTATACCAAGCCGTAACACCATATCCCGCGAATATTTATGCCACCTCATGAGCAGGAAGATGACGTCCGTACGACCCCATACCAGGAGGCCGGAGAACTGGCGGGGATAACCCGATTAGTTGATGCATTTTACATGAATATGGATACACTGCCGGAAGCCGAAACCATCAGAAACATGCACCCGCCTGACCTCTCAGAGTCGCGCAAAAAATTGACCTATTTCCTGTGTGGCTGGCTTGGAGGCCCCAAGCTCTTTCAACAACACTATGGCCCAATCAGCATTCCGGCGTTCCACAAACAGTTCGCGATTGGATATGCAGAGCGTGATGCATGGCTCTACTGTATGGAACGAGCGCTCGCCGTCCAGCCATACAACGACCAATTTAAGGATTACCTCTTGGCCGCCCTCAGTATCCCGGCAGAACGAGTCAGAGAAGTCAACGCGGGAGAGTATTAGGACGGGACGCACCTTCTTGAGCCTCCGATGTTCACGTTGAGATACAGAGCTGGATCTTTCCAGATACAGAGCTCGGATCTGCATCAAGATGTGAACTCCACATTCTCTTTCAAAATCACCGCGATGAACAGACAGCTCTAGCTCCACAGACACAATCTTCTCGTGGCATCCTCCTTGCTGTTGTAAAGAGAGAGTCAAAGCAAGGTCCCGGACAGAGCCTCCTCGATCAGGTTTAAGCGAGTCCTCCAGAATCACTAAAACAGCGCAGGCCTACGAGTGAGGTATAGGTTGCAAGAAGTGCGGTGTTGTAAGCTGGGAATCGTAAAAAGATCATTTCGGGGTAGTCGCGCTACGGCATACTAGGGAGACGACGTCACCGTGATCTTCTCATCCAATTCTTCTCACCGAGAGCGAACCCCTCCGATTCATGCAGAACAGAATTCGATGGGATGCGAGGCCTGGATAGACGTAAGCCGGTTTTATGCCAGAGACACGCCCTCGTACCAGACCACCGGCGATGCTAAGCACTCTGGAGCCCCCTCACGTTCAACTGCTTCTCATAGTTCCCTGACAAAGTCATTCGCCCTCCTGCGTAAACGGCTACGTCGCAATTCCTCCGAGAACCAAGACTAAACCTCAGATCGAGAACCTCTTTTTCTGCATTCATCACTCCACGACTCTGGTTGACGAACCCACCGCAATGTCGCCCTTGACTGAGCCGAAACAACCGCTCTCCATATCTCCTCGCAGTTCCACACCTTGCACAGACGCAACTTGACAACGTTTCGAGAAGTGCGGATAGTGCCGAAGACTTTGTTCCACCGTCGGTGATGCTTTGTTGAGGACTCAACTCTCAGGATGCAACTTCGCTCTATATTTCAGCATTCAACGTAGAGTTCGCGGCGAGAAGGGCGGCTCAGCTATAGACCATGTGTTGGCACGATAACACCCTGACCGGCTGATCAGAAAGGAGTTGCGATGAAGACACCACCCAGCAGAGAACAAATCGGCGAACGGGATGTGATGACCGCCGTCCAATCCTTGAAGGTCGCATCATTCAACTCACGATTCATCCGGACCGGCTGCAACGCTGCCGATCCAAAATGGAAATTGCCCAACGGCCAATCAATTCAAAAATATGTTCGCAATCAAATGAATGGGTTTCGAAAAGATGTGCTTCCCGTTCGTGGTCAACGCTTACACGGGGGTGTCTTCCACAAAGTCAATTCCTCGACGATACTGACGATCGCACATCACAATTTATTCAAGCCGGTTATCCCAACCGCGCGGGATTTATTCCATGTTTACGGGCCTGACCGTAACAACACTAAGGATTGGACACGGTATTATCGTTACGCCTGGAAGCAACCAGGACCGCACGCAATTATTTATTCGAAGGATTCGCAAATCGTCCAGGAGGGAAAACTTTCGTGCAACTCTTATTCATACTCCGGCCAGAGCTCTTACGCGATCGTCGGCGCCGGCATGTTCTTCCTGCCTGAGTTTGGCGATGCGCAAGTCAGCATCCGGCCCTATGTGCAATGGCTGACAAGCGCCAGCTTTACGGGCACCGAGAGCGCGCCAGCTTCGGCTACCGCTTATCTTGGCATTTATGTCGAGAGTTGGGCGCGAAGCGGCGGCATGCACTATGTCGATCGTGACTACTGGATTCCGGTCTGGTCACAGAACACGCAGAGTTACGTGACAAACCTGACGGCGGGAGGTGCTGCCACTATCGGCGATGGGTTAGCCACCGACATTCTCGCCGTCAGTCAGCGCAAATACGCGATTTATGTGTATGCATATCTCGAGACGAGTGCGGGACCGCAGCAGCAAAAGAATGAACAGCGTTTCGTTACGATTGATATCGACGCCACTGTTCCTTATGTCGTGGTGGAAGAAACGCTGTAGCGAGCCGGCCCCCAAGTGTCTCTTGATCTCATCTTGGCGCTGACGGTGCCAACGACGTTTCTTGGGCATTGTCCGAGACGTGTGCCGGGAAAGGCGCATTAGACTATGGCCCGCTGGATTTACGAAACACCACGGTTATTGGTAATGCTGGGCTTGGGTCAGAAAGAGGCTGGCGTACAGTCCTTGCCGTCGCATCAGTTCATCATGCGTCCCTTGTTCCACGATTTGGCCCTCATCGACAACAAAGATCCGATCCGCCATTTTCACTGTCGACAGCCGGTGACTGATCAAAATGGCAATGCGACCTTGGGCCAGCTCATGAAACCGCTCGAACAGCTCTGCCTCCGCTTTGGCGTCCATCGCACTGGTGGGCTCGTCGAGCACGAGAATTTGCGAATCTCGCAGTAACGCTCTAGCCAGCGCCACTTTCTGCCATTCCCCGATGCTCAGTTCAGACCCACCATCGAACAGCTTACCGAGCAATGAGTCATACCCTTGCGGCAAGCGTTGGATGACCTCATGGACTCCGGCTTGCTTGGCTGCGTGGATGACGGCGGAATCGTCAACTCCGGAAGATCTCACACCCATGACGATGTTCTCTTTTGCCGATAGCTGAAACTTCACAAAATCTTGAAAAATACCGCTGACCATACCTCGAACATCAGTGATAGGGTAGCCCCGCAGATCCGTTCCATCGATTGTGATGCGCCCACCTGATGGATCGTACAGACGACACAACAGCTTCACCAATGTCGTCTTTCCGGCGCCGTTGGCCCCGACAAACGCCACATGCTCGCCGGGCTCGATTGAGAACGTGAAGTCTCGAATCGCCACACGTTCTTCATGTGGGTATTGGAATGACACATGATCGAACACAATACCCTGCGTGATTGAGCGAGGCAGCGGTTTCGGAGGTATTGCCGTCGGCAAACGAGACTGAATACTCAAGAACTCATCCAATGTGGTGAGAAACAGATTGCTCTCATAGAGGCTTGCCACACTCTGCCCCAACCCCTCCAGAAACCCCGAAGCCCGCTGCACGGCCTGAAAACAAATGACCAGGTCGCCCACAGTGAGTAACCCATGGAATGTTCGGACCGCTACAAAGCTGCAGATTCCGAATACACCTGCGACACCAATGATTTGGGCGATAAGAGTTTTGACCGCCCAACGTTGCTCTAAAGCAATGAATTCCCGACGTAACACTGATCGGGTCTCTTGGAACCATTCTCGCAACCTAGGCCCCAGGTTGAACAGCCTGATTTCTTTCGCTGCCGTGGCCTGCGTCAACAGTGTATTGACGTACCAGGCCTTGCGCTCGAGTGGGATGCGTTCGCGCTCCCAAGCATAGAGCAGGTTGGATTGCTGCACCCTCACCAAGAGGTAGGGAATCGCCGTCAGTACTAAGACTGGAATTATCCCCCAATGCAGCCACCACAGTATGACCACCATTGAGAGCAATGAAATGCTGTTTTGCCCCGATTGAAGCAAGGCGTTGAGAATGGCAATCGGTCGGTAGGGAGCCTCTTGTTGTGCGTGATGCAATGTATCTTGATACTGCGCATTTTCGTAGTATTCAAGATCGACCTCAATCGACTTTGCCTGAAGGAGCCCGTACATGTGATCCGTGACGGTTTGAGCTTGTATCTTGGAAATCAGGCCTGCTGCCACATTCAGCATGGCACTAACGCCCGCAACACCCGCTAACCCCGCAAGGATCATGATGATGCGAGTCAAGAAAGATTCGTCCGAGGGAGTCTTCAGTCCTTCGGTCACGGTATCGATCAACAATTTCGTGAGATACAGCATCATCAACGGAAGAAGTCCCTGGATGACGCGCAGCACGATGCTGCTGATAGCTAATGTTGGACTGCTCTGCCATACGAATGAAAGCGCACGGCGGACCGTAATCAGAAATGGAGCTATGCGATTCATCATGATAGTCATGGGCAACGGAACCACGGAGCAAAAGTCTTCAGGACTTCATGGTTCTGAGTTGTGGACCGTGACTGGCAGACACCCGGCTCACGCCCGATATTGAATCGGAAGGATACGAAAAAGTTATGGTGAAGCATCGCCACTGCTTCCCCGGCTCGTAGAATGCCTCGGAATCCAACGTGAGCCATGCATGGCCGTCGAGATTCGACGATTCTTTCCTGACTCCACAGTGAAAACGAACCGGGTATCCCAGTTGCCGAGCAAGTCGATATAGCGCCAATGCCCGCGGAAAGCAGTTTCCCCTTTCGTTATAGGGAAACAGTTGGAGCCAACGATCCACATAGTAGATGAGACTCCTCATCGTAGCATCATCAGACCGTCCGGCCCGTGAACGCAGGCTTAAACGCTCCAGCACCAGCGGCAAACTGTTGAATCGCAACAAGATACGAACCCACCCTACGATCAGACCTACTCGAAGCACAGTCCAGTACTTTTTCACGAGTAGACTCATAAAGGATGCTATCTAACCACCTTGTGCGACCCAACGATTGATCGCTCCACGAATTTCAGGTGAAAGAAGCCGCTTGATCGTTCGATGAAGGGGAACAATCAAGCAAGAGAGACAAGAGAGGGCAGTGCGCCAGCGAAACCACCGAGGAGGAGTTGCCGCCACAGGGCTATGAGCACGACACAGCAGTAAGCCAAATCGCCACCGCTCCCACCATGAATCTTTTAGGGAAAAATAGAGTGCAGCCGTCTGTTCTTCCCAGACTCCATCACAGCCGTTCGTCAGTAAGGAAGCCGGCATTCGGTGGGCAAGTGCTTGTACATCTGTATCAATCCTGAGCCTCGCAAGCACCCCCTCAGGGAGAGGAGCATCAAGCATCAGGTGTGCAAGCGACAATCCCATATAAACCAGGCGTCGGCAGTGCCAATCCGACGCATCTCGGACAATCCTCTCCCAGTCGAGATCGGGCTGGGCGCGAAGGAGTTCGGCCACATCACATACCCATTTGAGATGTTCCCAGGCATGCTTCGATCCATGAACACACAGTACAATCAGCAAATCTTCTGGTGCCAATCCTGAAACCGTGTGATTCTCGAACACCACAGAGGTCCACCGCTTCCAGAATTCCGGGCGATCTAATCGAAAGACAAAGTGTTGATGGGCCATCTGCCATTGCAGATCCACTCGACACAGCGTCCGAGGCTTCACGAACACATGATGCGGCCCGTCATCATGATGCGCATTACCCAGCTCCGCCTTTGCCATTCTTCGCTCGTAGCCCAGCGTCGATAGGATAGCCTGTGCCTCCGCAATGGAGCCTTCGGCAACAAGCAGGTCGAGGTCGGTAAAATCGCGAAGAGCCAGATCGCCATACGCCAATACGGCTAGAGTGGCCCCCTTGATCGGAATGATCGGGACTCCACGCGCGTTGAACGTTTCACATAGCGTGATGAGTTCT is a genomic window containing:
- a CDS encoding thiazole biosynthesis protein; the encoded protein is MAKPRPAPLRERDITRQIAREYYKEFDQLIESDVIIVGAGPSGLICAHDLAKMGFRTLIVEQSLALGGGFWSGGYLMNKATICEPANEILEEISVPCKKIKECEGMYMVDPPHATGALIAAAYNAGAKLMNLTRVVDLILRNDGSLEGVVVNSTTVEMAGHDIIHVDPIALESKIVVDATGHDAVVVELLHKRNLYNKVPGNGAMWVARSEEEVMDRTGEVYPNCFVIGLAVAAVYGTPRMGPAFGSMLLSGRYGAELIKKKLKQE
- the thiC gene encoding phosphomethylpyrimidine synthase ThiC translates to MSIHTDTNGSVNGTETTIPSSPLTTTPFPASRKVHVDGAQPGVRVPMREITLTPTKGPDGTKSPNTSVIVYDTSGPYTDPSMAIDVRQGLTPLRRTWVLSRRDVEELSEVSSTYGRMRATDPKLAELRFQHIRKPMRAKPGMNVTQLHYARKGIVTPEMEFIAIRENQSRQAAFETASPNGHGGGVTQHPGFSWGANIPRVITPEFVRDEVARGRAIIPSNINHPESEPMIIGRNFLVKINSNIGNSAVASSIEEEVEKMIWSTRWGADTVMDLSTGKNIHETREWIIRNSPVPIGTVPIYQALEKVNGKAEDLTWEMFRDTLIEQAEQGVDYFTIHAGVRLAYVPLTAKRTTGIVSRGGSIHAKWCLAHHQENFAYTHFEEICEIMKAYDVAFSLGDGLRPGSIADANDDAQFAELDTLGELTKIAWRHDVQVMIEGPGHVPMHMIQANMEKQLETCHEAPFYTLGPLTTDIAPGYDHITSGIGAAMIGWYGCAMLCYVTPKEHLGLPTREDVKTGVITYKIAAHAADLAKGHPGAQARDNALSKARFEFRWEDQFNLSLDPETAQQFHDETLPDNAAKVSHFCSMCGPHFCSMKITQDVRDYAAQLQIDEQQAIQIGMKEKAEEFKKTGSEIYR
- a CDS encoding ABC transporter ATP-binding protein; the protein is MTIMMNRIAPFLITVRRALSFVWQSSPTLAISSIVLRVIQGLLPLMMLYLTKLLIDTVTEGLKTPSDESFLTRIIMILAGLAGVAGVSAMLNVAAGLISKIQAQTVTDHMYGLLQAKSIEVDLEYYENAQYQDTLHHAQQEAPYRPIAILNALLQSGQNSISLLSMVVILWWLHWGIIPVLVLTAIPYLLVRVQQSNLLYAWERERIPLERKAWYVNTLLTQATAAKEIRLFNLGPRLREWFQETRSVLRREFIALEQRWAVKTLIAQIIGVAGVFGICSFVAVRTFHGLLTVGDLVICFQAVQRASGFLEGLGQSVASLYESNLFLTTLDEFLSIQSRLPTAIPPKPLPRSITQGIVFDHVSFQYPHEERVAIRDFTFSIEPGEHVAFVGANGAGKTTLVKLLCRLYDPSGGRITIDGTDLRGYPITDVRGMVSGIFQDFVKFQLSAKENIVMGVRSSGVDDSAVIHAAKQAGVHEVIQRLPQGYDSLLGKLFDGGSELSIGEWQKVALARALLRDSQILVLDEPTSAMDAKAEAELFERFHELAQGRIAILISHRLSTVKMADRIFVVDEGQIVEQGTHDELMRRQGLYASLFLTQAQHYQ
- a CDS encoding tetratricopeptide repeat protein, which codes for MDMQDFLLQGEGREEDKREAWNLFQQAFERQMKGDLEEAVNLYKKSIASHPTAEAYTFLGWTYSFMGRLDDAIEECHKAIAQDPDFGNPYNDIGAYLIEKGEFDEAITWFQKAMQAKRYESPAYPHLNLGRVYERKGNWTEAIDSYKKALALDPNYALARKALGRLISSLN
- a CDS encoding lasso peptide biosynthesis B2 protein is translated as MKKYWTVLRVGLIVGWVRILLRFNSLPLVLERLSLRSRAGRSDDATMRSLIYYVDRWLQLFPYNERGNCFPRALALYRLARQLGYPVRFHCGVRKESSNLDGHAWLTLDSEAFYEPGKQWRCFTITFSYPSDSISGVSRVSASHGPQLRTMKS
- a CDS encoding aminomethyl transferase family protein, coding for MKRSRLYTQHTQLGATFEELTGWEVPSHYGDATAEHRAVRQAVGLADLSHRGKIRVTGEDRVKWLQSVISNDILPLQPGQGRYSSLLTHKGKMLTYFRLYLQTEAVMLEDVGEIGDTTFHALRKFLLYGTKAKIENCAESWGLLLISGPKAAQVVQSAFGVEVSDLKPVDFVTAQIGGHQALVLRTEETGETDVEVLLPIDGLSTAWTNAMQAGAKFEIKAIGSQAREALRLEAGIPKAGPDLNEEIVPPEANLEGKAFSLNKGCYPGQEVVARMDTYGNVRRKLVGLVLKDSLVPPHGAKLHSGDREVGWISSAARSPQLNKVIALGFPLRDFSKPDTVLSVEIDGVPHEAIVHTLPIYTKP
- a CDS encoding group II truncated hemoglobin, encoding MPPHEQEDDVRTTPYQEAGELAGITRLVDAFYMNMDTLPEAETIRNMHPPDLSESRKKLTYFLCGWLGGPKLFQQHYGPISIPAFHKQFAIGYAERDAWLYCMERALAVQPYNDQFKDYLLAALSIPAERVREVNAGEY
- the nadA gene encoding quinolinate synthase NadA; this translates as MTATATLPRPIIEYQALSTEELYRRTLAAKRVLGERVMVLGHNYQRDEVIQHADFRGDSLLLAKLAAARSERPYIVFCGVHFMAETADILSRSQQTVILPDMAAGCSMADMAAIEQVDQCWEALGRVVPVEDTVIPAVYVNSAAVLKAFCGEHGGITCTSSNAKAVIEWCWARREKILFFPDEHLGRNTANKMGIPRDQMIVWDPYQPNGGNTKDAIKRAKLILWKGHCSVHQMFQPVHVDHFRKQYPNGTVIVHPECHEDVVNKADLIGSTEFIIRTVTAAPAGTTWAVGTELNLVNRLKHELTDKKVFFLSSTVCQCATMFRIDAAHLCWAMENLAEGQVINHIVVAEDDKRWAKVALDRMMAVS
- a CDS encoding histidine kinase; its protein translation is MPTTILVAITDLFFYTKVRDALRQTNYHIEKARVQQDIIDKSVSTDPGMVIFNMNDLTLDAFQALEKLKADPLLKGIPTLAFANHEEVETWNRAKALGVTKIVSRNEFSARTKDLVDEVLAATSR
- a CDS encoding nucleotidyltransferase family protein, encoding MMMERPIDRQFPLSPESELLVWCARTVMTDDLKTRIRQRVQELLDWSILGEMAEYHGVIPLLYRNLSAVAPDLVPAESLSRLRHKTKVGALLNWSLAQELITLCETFNARGVPIIPIKGATLAVLAYGDLALRDFTDLDLLVAEGSIAEAQAILSTLGYERRMAKAELGNAHHDDGPHHVFVKPRTLCRVDLQWQMAHQHFVFRLDRPEFWKRWTSVVFENHTVSGLAPEDLLIVLCVHGSKHAWEHLKWVCDVAELLRAQPDLDWERIVRDASDWHCRRLVYMGLSLAHLMLDAPLPEGVLARLRIDTDVQALAHRMPASLLTNGCDGVWEEQTAALYFSLKDSWWERWRFGLLLCRAHSPVAATPPRWFRWRTALSCLSCLIVPLHRTIKRLLSPEIRGAINRWVAQGG